Part of the Nitrosophilus alvini genome, TCCGAAATATCTTACCGTTATTATCCCCACATTAACAAGTCCGTTTCCCTGCAATACCTTTAGAGTCGGTCTGCCGCTTGTACCTCTGGGTTCTTTGTCATCACTTGAACCTTCCACAATCTGATTACACTCGTTAAAATATCTGAAAGCAGTTACAAAATGATTGGCTTTGGGATGACACTTTCTTAAATCTTGCAAAGTTTCTTCAAACTCATTAAAAGGGACCAAAAAAGAGTGGAATCTGGACCTTTTTACTTCCAAAACAGAGACAGACAAAGAGCGTACGGTTTTCATGCAAAAATAAGAAACACCTTTCCATGTTTTATTTCGATATCACCTTCAAGTTCAGCTTCAAAAACCCTTTCACCGAACTTCTGCAAAGCTTCTTCGAAAGTGGGATTTTTTCTGCAAAACTCCAAAAATTCATCATTTTTGCTATCTTCGCACATATTTCCAAACATGTCGGCAAACTCCTCTATATCGTATATCGGCTCTGCTAGACTCTCTTTTAAAAGTCTATTAGTACCTTTACTATTATCTATTTTATGAGGAAGGACATATATCTTTTTGCCGGCTTTCAAAGCATACTCTGCACTTCTTATGGAGCCGCTGCCCATATCTGCCTCTGTTATAACAAGAACTTCCCCAAGAGCCACAACTATCTCGTTTCTGACGACAAAACTCCATTTTGCGGGTCTGAAACCAGGCTCAAAACGGCTGATTACAAGTCCTTTTTCTTCAATACTCTGTATAAGATTTCTATTTATCGAAGGATATTTTATATCAAGCCCGCCCGCAACCACAGCTATAGTATTTGCCGCACCTGCCCCTCTGTGTGCTGCAGCATCCACACCCATGGCCGCACCGCTTACCACTGCAACACCTCTTCTTGCAAGAGCGGAAGATAACTCAAAAGTTTTTTCTTTCGCATACAAAGTGGGCCTTCTACTGCCCACTATTGAGACTTTTCTCCTCTTCAAAAGCCTCAAATCTCCAATATAATAGAGTTTTTTGAGATTTCTGATCCTTTTGAGCTCTTCAATCGCTTCAGCCTCAATTGTATGCAATCTGTTTCCTTTTAGTGTTAGTGTGGGTGTGAGTGTTTATCGAAAAATCCCTAATTCCCAAAATACCCTCTCCAGAAAAATATCGCAACCAAAGAGACAAGCACTACACCGATAAGATTTACCAAAAATCCGATTTTCGCCATCTCTTTAACTTTTATAACACGACTTGACATAATGATGGCATTCGGCGGTGTGGCAATCGGAAGCATAAAGGCATAGCTTGCGGCTATGGTAGCCGTAAAGAGGATGATTTCCGGATTTATTTCTGATGTTTTGGAAAATTCGTAAAAAACAGGCAGAGCAATGGAAGTAAGTGCCGTATTACTCGTGATTTCGGTAGAAAAAGAGACAAAAAGTGCAATCAGTATCAGTATAACAAACATTTCAAAGTTGCCAAAATATTGAAAATATCCGGCAAGAGCCGAAGCAAGTCCGGTTTTTATAAAGGCACTGGCTATACTAAAACCAGCTCCGAAAAGAAAGACTATCTCATAAGGCATCTCTTTCGTATCTTCCCATTTAAGAAATTTAAACAGAAACATCAACAGACCAAATCCGAGTAAAAGAAGTTTTTCGTTCAGTCCGAGACCGCTGTATATAGGCTTTATGGGCGCATTTAGAAGTAATATAACTACAAGAGCAATAAGAATAAATGAAAGATTTTTCTGCTCTTTCGAAAGAGGCTTTCCTTTCTCTTTCACAGCTCCTTCAAGCTTTTCATCTCTTACGCCAAATGAGAGCAGATACGGAATGATTATCAGCATACCGATAACTACCGGAGCAGTCAGCATCATCCACTCCAGAAAAGCCGGTGCTTTCATATCTATATCTTCTAAAAATCCCATAAGTATCATATTCGGCGGTGTTCCAATCGGTGTGAAGATACCTCCGATACTCGCCCCGTATGCAGTAGCTATCAAAAATCTGACCATCAGCTTTTTATTTTCAGTCAAAAACATTGCAATGGGCATAAGCATAAGTGTTACTGTTGTATTTGACAAAAAAGAGCTCAAAACTGCAGAAGTTATAGCAAGAGAGTATATTATGCCTCTGGGTGTGTTTGGAAATACTGAAAGCAGTTTTGCAGATATTACGGCATGAAGCTTAGTTTTTTGCATTGCAAGGGCAAGAAAAAATCCTCCGATAAATAGAAAGATTATAGGTTTCGAATAATTCGGAGTTACGGTTTTTAGATCAACTATTCCCAGCACAGGAAACAGTATAAGGGGCATAAGAGAAACAGCTCCAAGAGGAAGCCCTTCATTACTCCAAAGAACGACCAGAAAAGCTACGACACCTATGAGTCGTGACTGCACAGGTTCGAAAAAGGCAGTTGAAAGAAAATAGAGCCCAGTTGCTACTATAACG contains:
- a CDS encoding YigZ family protein, translating into MKTVRSLSVSVLEVKRSRFHSFLVPFNEFEETLQDLRKCHPKANHFVTAFRYFNECNQIVEGSSDDKEPRGTSGRPTLKVLQGNGLVNVGIITVRYFGGVLLGAGGLVKAYSDSANLVISKADLIEYKEVEEFKFFVEYSKTREVEYTIEKNYIFVYDRKFYAEGIEYIIREDKEKIDIIRKII
- a CDS encoding DNA-processing protein DprA — translated: MHTIEAEAIEELKRIRNLKKLYYIGDLRLLKRRKVSIVGSRRPTLYAKEKTFELSSALARRGVAVVSGAAMGVDAAAHRGAGAANTIAVVAGGLDIKYPSINRNLIQSIEEKGLVISRFEPGFRPAKWSFVVRNEIVVALGEVLVITEADMGSGSIRSAEYALKAGKKIYVLPHKIDNSKGTNRLLKESLAEPIYDIEEFADMFGNMCEDSKNDEFLEFCRKNPTFEEALQKFGERVFEAELEGDIEIKHGKVFLIFA
- a CDS encoding SLC13 family permease; translation: MIKILTAVIVATGLYFLSTAFFEPVQSRLIGVVAFLVVLWSNEGLPLGAVSLMPLILFPVLGIVDLKTVTPNYSKPIIFLFIGGFFLALAMQKTKLHAVISAKLLSVFPNTPRGIIYSLAITSAVLSSFLSNTTVTLMLMPIAMFLTENKKLMVRFLIATAYGASIGGIFTPIGTPPNMILMGFLEDIDMKAPAFLEWMMLTAPVVIGMLIIIPYLLSFGVRDEKLEGAVKEKGKPLSKEQKNLSFILIALVVILLLNAPIKPIYSGLGLNEKLLLLGFGLLMFLFKFLKWEDTKEMPYEIVFLFGAGFSIASAFIKTGLASALAGYFQYFGNFEMFVILILIALFVSFSTEITSNTALTSIALPVFYEFSKTSEINPEIILFTATIAASYAFMLPIATPPNAIIMSSRVIKVKEMAKIGFLVNLIGVVLVSLVAIFFWRGYFGN